A genome region from Coffea arabica cultivar ET-39 chromosome 7e, Coffea Arabica ET-39 HiFi, whole genome shotgun sequence includes the following:
- the LOC113698310 gene encoding cyclin-D4-2 encodes MADNSFDSSEGNGLSIDDPEIASVLTEEMDHPWNDEALSFGYRRSVPIDLPCLTEENFVLMVEEENSHLPKDDYLVRLRTGELDMSVRRLALDWILKAHSHYGFGELTIYLAMNYLDRFLSLFDLPEGTTWAAQLLAVACFSIGAKMAEIRLPPIEYLQVGDPKYVFEANTIERMELIVLTTLNWRMHSYTPYAYIDYFLRKINVGGGDGNDQELAFDALIGKAVKLILSTIKGIDFLEFKPSEIAAAVAIFVAEENIQAIDTEKAMSGLILIEKERVLKCHKLLKDLTLMMMMSGSTDTNMANASVSLVPHSPNGVLEAASLNFRSDEGTVGSCPSSSNNTPDDANRIKLDTETSPFGNNSQK; translated from the exons ATGGCTGATAACAGCTTTGACTCTTCAGAGGGCAATGGCTTGTCCATTGATGATCCTGAAATTGCCTCTGTACTTACAGAGGAAATGGACCATCCATGGAATGATGAAGCTTTAAGCTTTGGCTATCGCAGATCAGTACCTATTGATTTGCCTTGCCTGACTGAAGAGAACTTTGTTTTGATGGTTGAGGAAGAAAATTCCCATTTGCCAAAAGATGATTATCTCGTGAGATTGAGGACAGGGGAGTTGGATATGAGTGTGAGAAGACTGGCCCTTGATTGGATTTTGAAG GCTCATTCCCATTATGGTTTTGGAGAACTTACAATTTATCTGGCTATGAATTATTTGGATCGCTTCCTTTCCCTGTTTGATTTGCCT GAAGGCACTACTTGGGCAGCGCAGTTGTTAGCTGTAGCTTGCTTCTCAATAGGAGCAAAAATGGCCGAAATCAGACTCCCTCCAATTGAGTATTTACAG GTTGGAGACCCCAAATATGTTTTTGAAGCCAATACTATAGAAAGAATGGAGCTTATTGTGTTGACCACTCTGAACTGGAGGATGCATTCTTATACTCCTTATGCATACATAGACTATTTTCTTAGGAAGATAAATGTTGGTGGTGGTGATGGTAATGATCAAGAGCTTGCCTTTGATGCTTTGATTGGAAAAGCAGTCAAACTCATCTTGAGCACCATAAAAG GCATTGACTTCTTGGAATTCAAGCCTTCTGAGATTGCTGCAGCAGTGGCAATATTTGTTGCAGAAGAAAACATACAAGCAATAGATACTGAGAAGGCAATGTCTGGTTTGATCCTAATAGAGAAG GAAAGAGTGCTCAAGTGCCATAAACTGCTGAAAGATTTGacattgatgatgatgatgagtgGGTCTACAGATACTAATATGGCTAATGCCTCTGTTTCATTAGTGCCCCACAGCCCAAATGGGGTACTTGAAGCTGCTTCCTTGAACTTTAGAAGTGATGAAGGAACAGTTGGGTCAtgtccaagttcttcaaataaTACTCCAGATGATGCTAATAGGATAAAATTGGACACAGAAACTTCTCCTTTTGGCAACAACTCTcaaaagtga
- the LOC113702456 gene encoding uncharacterized protein produces the protein MELCTARSISNHPYCRLFTAGASPISRFQKLNPKFPASRISPSHFNPSGLRYCTNLSLRSSLSDEISTGASKYTKDGPDGVVTLEESRSVEKNVYGEKFPNEAPKEDSPEEKQVQAFEYGEKFPNEEPKEDSPEENQVLAFEFLEKLNIKFDSDDKYPILLLGGGALVAVYIATAVVGAIDSIPLVPKLMQVVGLSYTVWFGTRYLLFKKSREQLAAKIEDIKQQVLGSDDD, from the exons atggagCTTTGCACAGCTCGATCAATCTCGAATCATCCATATTGTAGGCTCTTCACTGCCGGTGCTTCCCCAATAAGTCGATTTCAGAAACTTAATCCCAAATTCCCTGCTTCAAGAATCTCTCCGTCCCATTTCAACCCTTCAG GATTGCGATATTGCACCAACTTGTCTCTCAGATCATCACTCTCTGATGAAATTTCAACTGGGGCTAGTAAATATACCAAAGATGGACCAGATGGTGTGGTGACGTTGGAAGAGTCCAGGTCAGTTGAAAAGAATGTGTATGGAGAAAAATTTCCGAACGAAGCACCAAAAGAAGATTCTCCTGAAGAAAAACAAGTGCAGGCATTTGAGTATGGAGAAAAATTTCCAAACGAAGAACCAAAAGAAGATTCTCCTGAAGAAAATCaagtgctggcatttgagtttTTAGAGAAGCTCAACATAAAG TTTGATTCGGACGATAAATACCCAATCCTCTTATTAGGCGGTGGTGCCCTGGTTGCTGTCTATATAGCAACTGCAGTGGTTGGCGCAATTGATTCGATTCCTTTG GTTCCAAAGTTGATGCAAGTCGTGGGACTTTCCTACACAGTATGGTTCGGTACCCGCTATCTACTTTTCAAG AAAAGCAGGGAGCAGTTGGCTGCTAAAATTGAAGATATTAAGCAACAAGTCCTTGGTTCAGATGATGATTGA
- the LOC113700526 gene encoding 14-3-3-like protein G-BOX factor 14 kappa: MADSQILTRKQNLYMAKLAHESERYNDMMNYMKNLACTEVSPSSDLTLEERRLLFVACTKVIGSLRSAWRSVASVEEKELVEQYRVSIEAEISKFCDGILELLDKSLIPSASSSESQVFYLTKKGDYERYLAEIKDGDDFNLASEKAMESYNAAERTALAGIRPSHPVRLGLAINLSVFYYDVLESSQAALGTASLALRDALADINSLPEELYQESTHMMQQLQDNLDLWKEP; the protein is encoded by the exons ATGGCTGATTCCCAAATTTTAACTCGAAAGCAAAACCTGTACATGGCAAAACTAGCCCATGAATCCGAGCGTTACAATGATATGATGAATTACATGAAAAATCTTGCATGTACAGAGGTTTCTCCATCTTCCGATTTAACCCTGGAGGAGCGAAGGCTACTTTTCGTGGCTTGCACGAAGGTGATTGGCTCCCTTCGTTCTGCATGGCGATCTGTGGCTTCCGTAGAAGAGAAGGAACTGGTTGAACAGTATCGAGTCAGCATTGAAGCCGAAATTTCGAAGTTTTGTGATGGGATTTTGGAGTTGTTGGATAAATCCTTGATTCCTTCAGCCTCCTCGAGTGAGTCGCAGGTTTTTTACCTCACAAAGAAGGGAGATTACGAGAGGTACTTGGCTGAAATTAAGGATGGTGATGATTTTAACTTGGCTTCTGAAAAAGCCATGGAATCTTACAATGCTGCAGAG AGAACTGCGTTGGCTGGCATTCGTCCATCGCATCCTGTAAGGTTGGGTCTGGCTATCAACTTGTCGGTTTTCTACTATGATGTCCTGGAGTCATCGCAAGCTGCTCTTGGCACGGCCAGTTTG GCCTTAAGGGATGCTCTTGCAGACATAAATTCATTGCCTGAAGAACTCTACCAGGAAAGCACACATATGATGCAACAACTCCAAGATAATCTCGATCTTTGGAAGGAGCCTTGA